DNA sequence from the Janibacter sp. CX7 genome:
AGGGGCAGGGGCGCGACGCCGCCGACCCGGCTGCGGGCAGCTTTGGTGGGGCACGCTCCTGACCTGAGATGATGGGCGGGATGACCGACCTGCCCACGCCCTCGACCGCCCGCCCGGCGCCCGGCCAGCTGACGATGACCGCGCCCCGCCGCGGCAAGCCGCCGCGCCATCTCGCCGACCTCGACCTCGCCGGCCGGGTCGAGTGGGCCAAGGAGTTGGGTCTGCCCGGCTTCCGCGCGAAGCAGCTGTCGACGCACTACTTCACCCACCACACCGACGACCCCGAGCAGATGAGTGACCTGCCCAAGGCCGCCCGCGAGGAGCTTGCCGCCGCGATGCTCCCGCGCCTGCTCACGCCGGTGCGCACGATCACCGCCGACCGCGGAGCGACCCTGAAGTCGGTCTGGCGCCTGCACGACGGTGCCCTCGTCGAGTCGGTGCTCATGCGCTACCCGCGCCGGGCGACGATCTGCATCTCCAGCCAGGCCGGCTGCGGGATGAACTGCCCCTTCTGCGCCACCGGCCAGGAGGGCCTGACGCGCAACATGTCGACGGCCGAGATCGTCGGCCAGGTCGTCGAGGCCAACCGTCTGCTCGCGGAGGCCGGTGACCTGCCGCTGGGTGACGACGCCGGCGCCGCGCTCGGTGCCGAGGCCGATGACGAAGGGGAGTCCCTCCCTTCGTCCTCGGGCCGCCGGGTCACCAACGTCGTCTTCATGGGCATGGGTGAGGCGCTGGCCAACTACAAGGCCGCGATCGGCGCCATCCGCCGCATGGTGGACCCGTCGCCGGAGGGCCTGGGCATGAGCGCCCGCGGCATCACGATGTCGTCCGTCGGTCTGGTCACCGGCATCGACCGGCTCACCGAGGAGGGCATCCCGGTGACGCTCGCGCTGTCGCTGCACGCGCCCGACGACGAGCTGCGCGACGAGCTCGTGCCGATCAACACGCGCTTCAAGGTCGACGAGGCGATCGACGCCGCGCACCGCTACTACCTGCGCACCGGGCGCCGGGTGAGCATCGAGTACGCCCTGATCCGCGACATCAACGACCAGGCCTGGCGTGCCGACCTGCTCGGCAAGAAGCTCACCGAGCGCGGCAAGGGCTGGGTGCACGTCAACCCGATCCCGCTCAACCCCACGCCGGGCTCGAAGTGGACCGCCTCGCGGCGGGGCGTCGAGCAGCAGTTCGTCGAGCGGCTGCGCGCCCACGGCATCCCGACGACGGTGCGGGACACGCGCGGCAGCGACATCGACGGCGCCTGCGGGCAGCTCGCGGCGGCGACCGCATGAGCGCGCCCGTCACCGGGGCCCACGAGATCGTCCTCACCCTGAGCGGACCGGACCGCCGTGGCATCGTCCACGCCGTCACCGGGGCGATGGCCGGGCTCGACCTCAACATCCTCGACAGCCAGCAGTTCGGCGACCCGTCGACCGGCGAGTTCCACCTGCGGATGCACCTGCAGGGGGAGGGGGCGATCGACGCCGAGCGGCTCGAGGCGCAGCGCGCCCGACTGGCCGACGAGCTCGGCGCCGACGTCGACGTCCACGACCCGAGCGAGCCGCACCGGCTGCTCGTCATGGTGAGCCGTCAGGGGCACGTGCTCAACGACCTGCTCTTCCGGGTGCGCACCGGCCAGCTCAACGTCGTCGTGCCGGCCGTCGTGTCCAACCACGAGGACTTCCGCGCCGAGGTCGAGTGGCACGGCATCCCCTTCCACCACGTGCCGGTCACCCGGGAGACCAAGCCGCAGGCCGAGGCGCGGCTGCGCGAGATCATCGCGGCCGAGCAGGTCGAGACGGTGGCGCTCGCGCGCTACATGCAGGTGCTCTCCGAGGACCTGTGCGCCGACCTGCCCGGCCGGGTCATCAACATCCACCACTCGCTGCTGCCGTCCTTCAAGGGGGCGCGCCCCTACTCGCAGGCGCACGAGCGCGGGGTCAAGGTCATCGGGGCCACGGCCCACTACGTGACCTCCGACCTCGACGAGGGCCCGATCATCGAGCAGGACTTCCGCCGGGTCGACCACCGGATGAGCCCGGCACAGCTCGCCGCTACCGGCGCCGAGCTCGAGGCGATGGCCTTCGCCCGGGCGCTGCGCTGGCACGTCGAGCGCCGGGTCGTCCTGCGTGGCCGGCGCACGATCGTCTTCGACTGACCCCCTTCGCATTTCCTTGAGGAAATGCGAACCCGGCCCGCACGCCTCAGATACGTGCGAAGGGGAGAGGGCGGGTCTCGCCACGAGGGCAGGCTCTCCCTTAGGTTTTGATCATGAAGACAGGCGGGTCGGCTCCGGGGTCGCAGTCCTCGCTGCGCCGGGCCAACCGAGAGCGGGTGGTCGAGACGCTGTCCGCGCACGGCCCGCTCACCCAGGTCGAGATCTCCGGCGCGACCGGACTGTCGCCGGCGACGATCTCCAACCTCGTGCGCGATCTCGACGCCGACGGCGAGGTCGCCCTGTCCAACAGCGTGCGCAATGGTCGCCGCGCCGTGCTCGTCGCGCTCGCCGAGGGAGGGCCCCTGCTCGCGGGAGTGGCCTTCGGAGACAGGGATATCCGCGTGGCCATCGGCACCGGACCCAACGACGTCATCGCCAGCCAGCGGATGCCGCTGCCGCAGGACCACCACGCCGACGAGGGGCTGGACCGGGCAGCCCGGCTGCTGCACGATCTGCTCGTCGACAACGGTCGATCGGTGCCCGACCTCGACCAGGTCGCGCTCGGGCTGCCGGCTCCCGTCGACTCGGTGACCGGGGCGGTCGGCTCCGAGCTGATCATGCCCGGCTGGCGGGGTGTGCCGGCGGCGGCCGAGCTCGAGACCGCCCTGCGAGCCCCCGTCGTCCTCGACAACACCGCCAACCTCGCGGCCGAGGGGGAGCTCCTGGCCGGTGCCCTGAGCCGCGTCTCCACCGGCGCATACCTCAAGCTCTCGCACGGCGTCGGTGCTGGCCTGGTCATCGGCGGGCGGGTCTTCCGGGGCAGCGCCGGCACCGCGGGGGAGATCGGCCACGTGACGATCGACGAGGCCGGCCCGGTGTGCCGGTGCGGCAACCGCGGCTGCCTCAACACCTATGTCGGGTCGCCGGCGCTCATCGCGGCCATCGCCCCGTCCCAGGGACCGATCGGCTTGCGCGACATCGTCGCTCGCGCCCAGCAGGGCGACCCGGGCTGTCGTCGGGTCATCGTCGACGCCGGCCGCCACCTCGGCGTCGCCGTCGCGGGGCTGGTCAACCTGCTCAACCCCGAGGTCATCGCCGTCGGCGGCCAGCTGGCCCGCACCGGTGACCTGCTGCTCGACGCGATGCGTGAGGGCGTCGAGCGCAGCGCGATCCCGAGTGCGGCCGCGAGCGTCGTGCTCGTGCTCGGGGCGCTCGGGGACGAGGCCGACGTGCGCGGGGCGCTGCTGCGCGCCGCCACGGCCCGGTCGGCGCGGGTCGGCTGAGGTCGCACTTCGGCGACACGTTGAGTTCAAGTCTTGACGTCAAGGAGCGACAGTTCTAGCGTCCCGACCTGAGCGAGCCACACGGGGTGGCTGGCACATCTCAACGAGGAGATCGACATGACCACTCCCGCGCACCGCATGTCTCGTGCCCTGGCCCTTCCGCTCGCGCTGGCGCTCGGCGCGGGCGCCCTCACCGCGTGCAGCTCGGGGGAGGGCTCCGGCTCGGGCTCCGGGGGTGACGCCGACTCGGGTGGAGCGCTGAAGATCGCGCTCCTGCTGCCGGAGTCGAAGACGACCCGCTACGAGTCCTTCGACCGGCCCCTCTTCGAGGCTGCGGTCAAGGCCGAGTGCGCCGACTGCGAGGTCGTCTACAACAACGCCGACCAGGACGCGACGAAGCAGCAGCAGCAGTTCGAGTCCGCCGTCACGGAGGGTGCGGACGTCATCGTCCTCGACGCGGTCGACGGCAAGGCCGCCGCCTCGCTCGTGAGCAGCGCCAAGGGCCAGGACATCCCGGTCATCGCCTACGACCGCTTCGTCGCCGGCTCCGACTACTACGTCTCCTTCGACAACCAGAAGGTCGGGGAGCTGCAGGGCCAGGCGCTCCTCGACGCGATGAAGGAGGACGGCAAGACCTCCGGCGACATCGTCATGATCAACGGCGCCCCGACCGACGCCAACGCCGCCGACTTCAAGAAGGGCGCGCACTCGGTCATCGACAAGAGCGACTACACCGTCGCCGCCGAGTACGACACCCCCGACTGGAGCCCGGACAAGGCGCAGTCGTGGATGGAGGGCCAGCTGTCGAAGGTCAAGGGCGACCTCGTCGGGGTCTACGCGGCCAACGACGGCACGGCCGGCGGCGCCATCGCCGCGCTCAAGGGTGGCGGCGTCGACCCCCTTCCGCCGGTTACCGGCCAGGACGCGGAGCTCGCCGCGATCCAGCGCGTCGTCACCGGCGACCAGCGGATGACGATCTACAAGGCGATCAAGCCGGAGGCCGAGGACGCCGCCAAGGCCGCCATCGCCCTGGGCAACGGCGAGAAGCCGGAGGCCGAGGACGAGAAGGAGGGCGTGCCCGCGACCCTCCTCGACCCGGTCGTCGTGTCCAAGGACAACATCAAGGACACCGTCGTCAAGGACGGCTTCTACAAGGTCGAGGACATCTGCGCGGGCTCGGTCGCCACGGCGTGTGCCTCCGCCGGCCTGAAGTGACCCGACCGACGACGACGAAGGACTGACATGACCACGACCTCCACCGGGCAGCCGGTGCTCTCGATCCACGGGCTGTCGAAGCGCTTCGGCGCCGTGCAGGCTCTCAAGGACATCGACTTCGACGTCCGCCCGGGGGAGGTCGTGGCCCTCGTCGGCGACAACGGCGCCGGCAAGTCCACCCTCGTCAAGGCGATTGCCGGCGTCTACGTCCCGGACGAAGGGGAGATCACCGTCGACGGAGCCCGGGCCAGCATCTCCAGCCCGGCCGAGTCGCAGCGGCTCGGCATCGCGACGGTCCACCAGGACCTCGCGCTGTGCGACAACCTCGACGTCGTCGGCAACCTCTTCCTCGGGCAGGAACGTCGCCGTCTCGGGATGCTCGACGAGGTCGCGATGGAGAGCGAGAGCTGGCGGCTGCTGCGCCAGCTGAGCGCGAAGATCCCCTCCGTGCGCATCCCCGTCGCGAGCCTCTCCGGTGGCCAGCGGCAGACCGTCGCCATCGCCCGCAGCCTCCTCGGCAACCCCAAGGTCGTCATGCTCGACGAGCCGACGGCGGCCCTCGGCGTCGCCCAGACCGCGGAGGTGCTCAACCTCGTCGAGCGCCTGCGGGAGAACGGCCTCGGCGTCATCCTCATCAGCCACAACATGTCCGACGTCATGGCGGTCGCCGACCGCGTCACCGTGCTGCGGCTGGGCCGCAACAACGGCACCTTCCACGTCAGCCAGACCACGTCGCAGGAGATCATCGCCGCGATCACCGGCGCGACGACCAATGCCGTCTCGGAGCGCGCCGCGCGCCGGGCCACCCAGGAGGCCGCCCGATGAGCACCGCCCGCACCCCCGACGTCGAGAGCACCTCCCCGGTCACGCCCGCCACGTCTGACGCCGCCACGCTGCCCGCCGACCTGCAGGACGAGCGGCTGATCTCCGAGCAGGGGCTCTCCGGTTGGCTCGCCGCGACCTGGGGCCGGATCCGCACCGGCGACCTCGGCTCGCTGCCGGTCGTCATCGGTCTCGTCGTCATCTGGGTCGTCTTCCAGTCGCTCAACGACAACTTCCTGTCCAGCCGCAACCTCGTCAACCTCACGCTCCAGTCGGCGGCCGTCGGCACGATCTCCATCGGTGTCGTGCTCGTGCTGCTGCTGGGGCAGATCGACCTGTCGGTCGGCTCGATCAGCGGCCTGTCCTCGGCGGTCCTGGCCGTCGGCTTCGTCAACCACGGGTGGTCGGCGCCGGTCGCGATCATCGCCGCGCTGCTCGCCGGTCTCGTCGTCGGCCTGCTCTACGGGGCGATCTTCACGACCTTCGGCGTCCCGAGCTTCGTCATCACGCTGGCGGGCCTGCTCGGCTTCCTCGGGCTGCAGCTGCTCGTGCTCGGCGACGAGGGGACGGTCAACCTCCCCTTCGACTCCGGGCTGGTGAAGTTCGCCCAGAAGACCTTCCTCGTCCCCGCGGCGACCTATGCCCTCATCGCGGCCGTCGTCGCGATCTACGTCGTCACCCGCGTGCGGGCGGGCATGCAGCGCAAGGCTGCCGGTCTCTCCGCGCCGTCGACGACGGCGACGGCGGTGCGGGCCGTGCTGCTGGCGCTCGTCCTCGGGGTCCCGGCCTTCGTGCTCAACCAGGACCGCGGCGTGCCGATGATGTTCCTGACCTTCCTCGCGCTCGTCGTCGTCATGGACCTCGCGCTGCGACGCACCTCGTGGGGCCGCGCCGTCATGGCCGTCGGCGGCAACGTCGAGGCCGCGCGCCGCGCCGGCATCCGGGTCAAGCGCGTCTACCTGTCGGTCTTCGCGCTCACGGCGACCTTCGCCGCGCTCGGCGGCATCTTCGCCGCGTGCCGCCTGGCCGCGGCCAACCAGAGCAGCGGTGGCGCCGACACCAACCTCAACGCCATTGCCGCAGCGGTCATCGGCGGCACGAGCCTCTTCGGCGGGCGCGGCTCGGCCTACTCGGCCCTGCTCGGCGTCATCGTCATCCAGTCGATCAGCTCCGGGCTGAGCCTGCTCAACCTCGACTCGTCGGTGCGCTACATGGTCACCGGTGGGGTGCTCCTGCTCGCCGTGGTCATCGACTCGCTGAGCCGTCGCAGCCGCGCCGCGCACGGCCGCGCCTGATCCTCACGGCGTGAGGAGCGCGGCGGCCTCCTCGGGCGTCTCGACGAGGTGCAGCACCTCGCCGAGCGGCCGGCCGGTGCCGAGCGCCCGCAAGGCCGGCCACACCGGCACGGTCTCGGTCCAGTGCTCGAGCCCGACGAGCACGAGCGGGGGCAGAGGCTCGCCCTCGGGGGCGTAGTAGAGCGGGGTGCACGCCTGGAAGATCTCCTGCACCGTGCCCGCCGCGCCCGGCAGGACGACGAGGCCACCGGTGCTCTGCGCGAGGAGCACGTCCTCGCGCAGGGCATTGGAGAAGTACTTCGCGATGCCGTCGCAGAAGACATTGGGCGGTTCGTGCCCGTAGAACCACGTCGGGATCCCGTAGCTGCGTGCCGCGCCCTCCGCCGCACCCAGGTCGGCGCGCACCTGCAGGGCCAGCTCGGCCCATGCCTCGACCGACGGTCGGAAGCTCGGCACGGCGGCCAGTCGATCCAGTGCGACGTCGACCGCATCGGTGGTCGGGGCGAGAGACCCGAGGTTGGCCGCCTCCATCGCACCCGGACCGCCGCCGGTGAGCACGGCGTGGCCGCCGGCGGCGAGGGCGTGCCCGAGGCGAGCGGCGTCGGCGTAGTCGCTGCTGCCGCGCTCGAGCGCGTGCCCGCCCATGACGCCGACGACGTCGAGCCCGTGCAGCGCCTCGACGAGCGCGTCCTGCACCGCGTCGTCGTGGACCGCCCGCAGCAGCGTCGCCCAGGCATCGTGCTGGGTGCGTGCCTTACGGCTCCAGGCGTAGGCCCGCGCATCCACCGTGCTCGGGTAGCCGGCGGTCTCGAGTCCGCCGTAGAGGTCGAAGGGGGAGTACAGCTGCGAGCGGAAGGGCTGGACCGGGCAGGTCGGGTCGGGCGGCACGATGACCGCGCCGCGGGCGACGAGGTCGCGGGCCAGCTCGTCGGGCACCTCACCGCCGAGGACCACGAGGCCACGCACGTCGGCGCGGGAGAGGTGGTCCGCGTGCGGGGCGAGGTCGAGTCCCTGCAGCCGCCAGCCGGCCAGCGAGGTGCCCGACTCGGCGAGGCGACGCAGACCCCCTTCGTCATGGACCTCGCGATAGGCGGGGTCGTCGGACCGGCGACCGAGCCGGTCACGCAGGGGGTGGCGGCGCGTCTCGCGAGTCATCCCGCCAACCTAGCCAGCCGGTCCGACAAGGTGTCCGGGGCGTTGGGGGTCCGTATGGATTTCGCCAAGGAATGAGGCGTCGCGCGGCGCTCTAGGGCGTCCGGGCAGCGTCCGGGACGCCCGCAAGATCATCGTCAGAAGCGCGATCAGGCGGATCTTCTTACCGTCCGATGACGCTTCGAGGTGCCCATTTGTCGCCGTGGACAGTCGTCGGCGGGGCTCCTAGGGTCCGGCAGCAAGCCGTCGCCGAGATCCGGCGGCGGTCCACGAAAGGAACGCATGACGTACTCGATGAAGAGCACCGGAGTTGTTGTTTCCTCTGCGGCGCTGCTGCTGGCAGTGGCCCCCTTCGCCTCCGCGCAGGGCGAGGAGCTGGCACCGCTCACGACCCACGGCGACGCCGCCG
Encoded proteins:
- the rlmN gene encoding 23S rRNA (adenine(2503)-C(2))-methyltransferase RlmN, translated to MTDLPTPSTARPAPGQLTMTAPRRGKPPRHLADLDLAGRVEWAKELGLPGFRAKQLSTHYFTHHTDDPEQMSDLPKAAREELAAAMLPRLLTPVRTITADRGATLKSVWRLHDGALVESVLMRYPRRATICISSQAGCGMNCPFCATGQEGLTRNMSTAEIVGQVVEANRLLAEAGDLPLGDDAGAALGAEADDEGESLPSSSGRRVTNVVFMGMGEALANYKAAIGAIRRMVDPSPEGLGMSARGITMSSVGLVTGIDRLTEEGIPVTLALSLHAPDDELRDELVPINTRFKVDEAIDAAHRYYLRTGRRVSIEYALIRDINDQAWRADLLGKKLTERGKGWVHVNPIPLNPTPGSKWTASRRGVEQQFVERLRAHGIPTTVRDTRGSDIDGACGQLAAATA
- the purU gene encoding formyltetrahydrofolate deformylase, which translates into the protein MSAPVTGAHEIVLTLSGPDRRGIVHAVTGAMAGLDLNILDSQQFGDPSTGEFHLRMHLQGEGAIDAERLEAQRARLADELGADVDVHDPSEPHRLLVMVSRQGHVLNDLLFRVRTGQLNVVVPAVVSNHEDFRAEVEWHGIPFHHVPVTRETKPQAEARLREIIAAEQVETVALARYMQVLSEDLCADLPGRVINIHHSLLPSFKGARPYSQAHERGVKVIGATAHYVTSDLDEGPIIEQDFRRVDHRMSPAQLAATGAELEAMAFARALRWHVERRVVLRGRRTIVFD
- a CDS encoding ROK family transcriptional regulator, encoding MKTGGSAPGSQSSLRRANRERVVETLSAHGPLTQVEISGATGLSPATISNLVRDLDADGEVALSNSVRNGRRAVLVALAEGGPLLAGVAFGDRDIRVAIGTGPNDVIASQRMPLPQDHHADEGLDRAARLLHDLLVDNGRSVPDLDQVALGLPAPVDSVTGAVGSELIMPGWRGVPAAAELETALRAPVVLDNTANLAAEGELLAGALSRVSTGAYLKLSHGVGAGLVIGGRVFRGSAGTAGEIGHVTIDEAGPVCRCGNRGCLNTYVGSPALIAAIAPSQGPIGLRDIVARAQQGDPGCRRVIVDAGRHLGVAVAGLVNLLNPEVIAVGGQLARTGDLLLDAMREGVERSAIPSAAASVVLVLGALGDEADVRGALLRAATARSARVG
- a CDS encoding sugar ABC transporter substrate-binding protein, yielding MTTPAHRMSRALALPLALALGAGALTACSSGEGSGSGSGGDADSGGALKIALLLPESKTTRYESFDRPLFEAAVKAECADCEVVYNNADQDATKQQQQFESAVTEGADVIVLDAVDGKAAASLVSSAKGQDIPVIAYDRFVAGSDYYVSFDNQKVGELQGQALLDAMKEDGKTSGDIVMINGAPTDANAADFKKGAHSVIDKSDYTVAAEYDTPDWSPDKAQSWMEGQLSKVKGDLVGVYAANDGTAGGAIAALKGGGVDPLPPVTGQDAELAAIQRVVTGDQRMTIYKAIKPEAEDAAKAAIALGNGEKPEAEDEKEGVPATLLDPVVVSKDNIKDTVVKDGFYKVEDICAGSVATACASAGLK
- a CDS encoding ATP-binding cassette domain-containing protein — protein: MTTTSTGQPVLSIHGLSKRFGAVQALKDIDFDVRPGEVVALVGDNGAGKSTLVKAIAGVYVPDEGEITVDGARASISSPAESQRLGIATVHQDLALCDNLDVVGNLFLGQERRRLGMLDEVAMESESWRLLRQLSAKIPSVRIPVASLSGGQRQTVAIARSLLGNPKVVMLDEPTAALGVAQTAEVLNLVERLRENGLGVILISHNMSDVMAVADRVTVLRLGRNNGTFHVSQTTSQEIIAAITGATTNAVSERAARRATQEAAR
- a CDS encoding sugar ABC transporter permease — protein: MSTARTPDVESTSPVTPATSDAATLPADLQDERLISEQGLSGWLAATWGRIRTGDLGSLPVVIGLVVIWVVFQSLNDNFLSSRNLVNLTLQSAAVGTISIGVVLVLLLGQIDLSVGSISGLSSAVLAVGFVNHGWSAPVAIIAALLAGLVVGLLYGAIFTTFGVPSFVITLAGLLGFLGLQLLVLGDEGTVNLPFDSGLVKFAQKTFLVPAATYALIAAVVAIYVVTRVRAGMQRKAAGLSAPSTTATAVRAVLLALVLGVPAFVLNQDRGVPMMFLTFLALVVVMDLALRRTSWGRAVMAVGGNVEAARRAGIRVKRVYLSVFALTATFAALGGIFAACRLAAANQSSGGADTNLNAIAAAVIGGTSLFGGRGSAYSALLGVIVIQSISSGLSLLNLDSSVRYMVTGGVLLLAVVIDSLSRRSRAAHGRA
- a CDS encoding LOG family protein, translated to MTRETRRHPLRDRLGRRSDDPAYREVHDEGGLRRLAESGTSLAGWRLQGLDLAPHADHLSRADVRGLVVLGGEVPDELARDLVARGAVIVPPDPTCPVQPFRSQLYSPFDLYGGLETAGYPSTVDARAYAWSRKARTQHDAWATLLRAVHDDAVQDALVEALHGLDVVGVMGGHALERGSSDYADAARLGHALAAGGHAVLTGGGPGAMEAANLGSLAPTTDAVDVALDRLAAVPSFRPSVEAWAELALQVRADLGAAEGAARSYGIPTWFYGHEPPNVFCDGIAKYFSNALREDVLLAQSTGGLVVLPGAAGTVQEIFQACTPLYYAPEGEPLPPLVLVGLEHWTETVPVWPALRALGTGRPLGEVLHLVETPEEAAALLTP